In a single window of the Drosophila albomicans strain 15112-1751.03 chromosome 3, ASM965048v2, whole genome shotgun sequence genome:
- the LOC117572672 gene encoding serrate RNA effector molecule homolog isoform X4, translating to MGDSEDEYDRKRRDKFRGERDSYRPERRDERRPMGGGANARDEWGAERSAAGGGGGGGGGARHRPDYSDYRGSGPRPRYGSPGREMPPAKRMRPDWGDNEMRSNPRFGYDPYLVQAWNDHYQSLHSAYSHASHVPSARESVPSGGVTSDTQTQPAMLTLKQFLDTQDENISDSEVMRKYTEYKTDFKRQQLNEFFVAHKDEEWFKNKYHPEDSVRRSEEQRGFLKRRTDVFLELLENGTIDNVKIDSSQADALVRVLDTCVIKLEGGTDEDLKVLDEKPKDLPVVQERKSETVDSTVITKRETPDSPKQQTKTEKDDDDLPIIVSPSRKTTRPAHSDEENWDDDEMAASEKTASKTDQEEDDVPVTEKPAEGQADGGSPKSDSDKNLTKKKNKKHKRNGSGNESSSSGSSDSDSDSDDEKLKEKYDVEEGLRADQKAEAQKDKELEAAAKAKLQPPASPKPEESFEGKNQDVTDIKTEITDGNAEKPELMEEQSEKETEEKALDKDELETKDKGDGEIAKQANDEVTETIDLDKVKDGHPRALHRTSSIFLRNLAPSITKAEIEAICTRFSGYLRVAIADPLVERRWYRRGWITFTRDVNIKEICWSLNNQRLRDCEMGAIVNRDLSRRVRPANGITAHKQIVRSDIKLCAKIAMNLDERFRLWSDVSPAEEAASEGKAGVEATNGSGSNSTTYGFNSKNPVLQNITDYLIEEASAEEEELLGLAGDNKDSEGEPIERDEPLLTVLDRLVLYLRIVHSVDYYNHCEYPYEDEMPNRCGIIHARGPAPMRVTTNDVQEYIKTYEGKLVQFLTKSVQLSEDDIKELGAKNADTEVEKFVQANTQELAKDKWLCPLSGKKFKGPEFIRKHIFNKHEEKVDEVRKEVEYFNNYLRDPKRPQLPEHPGSSKRTDSESGRGGGGYRPPMYPPFSAMPYGFAPPMMGGGGRGGRNFPPARRPGGFDYRARSHYRDLDAPQEPY from the exons ATGGGTGATTCGGAAGATGAATACGATCGCAAACGGCGCGATAAGTTTCGCGGTGAACGTGACAGCTATCGGCCAGAACGTCGGGATGAACGACGTCCAATGGGTGGCGGAGCAAATGCTCGCGACGAGTGGGGAGCGGAGCG TTCGGCAGCTGGCGGTGGTGGAGGAGGTGGTGGCGGCGCACGGCATCGGCCAGATTACAGCGACTACCGCGGCTCCGGACCACGTCCACGATATGGATCACCTGGACGCGAGATGCCGCCCGCGAAGCGCATGCGTCCCGACTGGGGTGACAACGAGATGCGCTCGAATCCACGCTTTG GCTATGATCCGTACCTTGTGCAGGCTTGGAACGATCATTATCAGTCACTGCATTCGGCCTATTCGCATGCAAGCCATGTGCCATCTGCCCGCGAATCAGTTCCAAGTGGTGGCGTAACAAGTGACACGCAAACTCAGCCGGCGATGCTGACTTTGAAACAGTTTCTGGACACTCAGGATGAGAACATTTCCGACTCGGAGGTGATGCGCAAGTACACCGAGTATAAGACGGACTTTAAGCGACAGCAGCTGAATGAGTTCTTCGTGGCCCACAAGGATGAGGAATG gttcaaaaataaatatcatccCGAGGATAGCGTGCGGCGCAGTGAAGAACAGCGAGGATTTTTGAAG AGGCGTACAGATGTATTTCTTGAACTACTCGAGAATGGGACCATCGACAATGTCAAAATTGACTCCTCTCAAGCAGATGCATTGGTGCGCGTGCTTGACACTTGTGTGATTAAGCTAGAGGGCGGCACCGATGAGGATCTCAAGGTGCTTGATGAGAAGCCTAAGGATCTTCCTGTAGTCCAGGAGCGCAAATCGGAAACTGTTGATTCAACCGTAATTACCAAGCGCGAGACGCCCGATAGTCCAAAGCAGCAGACAAAAACTGAaaaggacgacgacgacttgCCAATTATTGTGTCACCTTCACGCAAAACAACGCGGCCCGCGCACTCTGATGAGGAGAATTGGGATGATGACGAGATGGCGGCATCAGAGAAGACTGCATCTAAAACGGATCAAGAAGAGGACGATGTACCCGTCACTGAGAAGCCAGCTGAAGGACAGGCCGATGGAGGTTCGCCAAAAAGTGACAGCGATAAAAAcctaacaaaaaagaaaaacaagaaacataAACGCAACGGTAGCGGCAACGAAAGTTCATCCTCTGGCAGCTCTGATTCGGACTCGGATTCCGACGACGAGAAGctcaaagaaaaatatgaCGTGGAAGAGGGTTTGCGCGCTGATCAAAAGGCCGAGGCACAAAAAGACAAAGAGTTGGAAGCAGCAGCTAAGGCCAAATTGCAACCACCTGCTAGTCCGAAACCTGAGGAGTCCTTTGAGGGTAAAAATCAGGACGTAACTGATATAAAAACGGAAATCACCGATGGGAACGCAGAAAAGCCTGAACTTATGGAAGAACAGTCTGAAAAAGAAACTGAAGAAAAGGCTTTGGACAAGGACGAGCTGGAGACAAAGGACAAAGGCGACGGggaaattgcaaaacaagCTAACGACGAAGTGACCGAGACAATCGATTTAGACAAAGTTAAGGATGGACATCCCCGTGCACTGCATCGCACATCATCCATATTTTTGCGCAATCTGGCCCCTTCAATAACCAAGGCAGAAATCGAGGCGATTTGCACCCGATTTAGTGGATATCTGCGCGTGGCAATTGCCGATCCTCTAGTGGAGCGACGTTGGTATCGCCGTGGTTGGATTACCTTTACTCGTGATGTTAACATAAAGGAGATCTGCTGGAGTCTGAACAATCAGCGTCTTCGGGACTGCGAAATGGGAGCAATTGTCAATCGCGATTTGAGTCGACGGGTGCGTCCCGCTAATGGCATCACAGCACATAAGCAGATTGTGCGCTCCGACATCAAGTTATGTGCTAAGATAGCAATGAATCTGGACGAGCGCTTCAGATTGTGGAGTGATGTATCTCCAGCGGAAGAAGCGGCTTCGGAGGGCAAGGCTGGTGTGGAGGCAACCAATGGCAGTGGAAGCAACTCGACTACTTATGGTTTTAATTCCAAGAATCCAGTACTTCAAAACATAACCGATTACCTCATCGAAGAAGCTTCTgccgaggaggaggagctATTGGGTTTGGCTGGCGACAACAAGGACAGCGAAGGCGAGCCCATCGAGAGAGATGAGCCGCTGCTGACAGTGCTAGATCGCTTGGTACTGTATTTGCGCATTGTTCATTCTGTGGATTACTACAATCACTGCGAGTATCCATATGAGGATGAGATGCCCAATCGCTGTGGTATCATCCATGCTCGTGGCCCAGCGCCCATGCGTGTCACCACCAACGATgttcaagaatatattaaGACGTATGAAGGCAAGCTAGTGCAATTCTTAACGAAGAGCGTTCAATTGAGCGAAGACGATATCAAAGAGCTTGGCGCCAAAAATGCAGACACGGAAGTGGAGAAATTCGTACAGGCCAACACCCAAGAATTGGCCAAAGACAAGTGGCTATGTCCGTTGTCGGGTAAAAAATTCAAAGGGCCCGAGTTCATCCGCAAGCACATCTTTAACAAGCATGAAGAGAAAGTTGACGAGGTTCGAAAGGAAGTcgaatatttcaataattatttgcGCGATCCCAAGCGCCCGCAGCTACCGGAGCATCCCGGCAGCTCTAAGCGCACGGACTCCGAGTCTGGCCGTGGCGGTGGCGG CTATCGACCACCGATGTATCCGCCCTTCTCAGCTATGCCTTATGGATTCGCGCCGCCCATGATGGGCGGTGGTGGTCGTGGAGGACGCAATTTTCCGCCAGCACGCAg ACCCGGTGGTTTTGATTATCGCGCCAGATCACACTACCGGGACTTGGACGCGCCGCAAGAGCCGTATTAA
- the LOC117572672 gene encoding serrate RNA effector molecule homolog isoform X2, producing MGDSEDEYDRKRRDKFRGERDSYRPERRDERRPMGGGANARDEWGAERNPFRGSSAAGGGGGGGGGARHRPDYSDYRGSGPRPRYGSPGREMPPAKRMRPDWGDNEMRSNPRFGYDPYLVQAWNDHYQSLHSAYSHASHVPSARESVPSGGVTSDTQTQPAMLTLKQFLDTQDENISDSEVMRKYTEYKTDFKRQQLNEFFVAHKDEEWFKNKYHPEDSVRRSEEQRGFLKRRTDVFLELLENGTIDNVKIDSSQADALVRVLDTCVIKLEGGTDEDLKVLDEKPKDLPVVQERKSETVDSTVITKRETPDSPKQQTKTEKDDDDLPIIVSPSRKTTRPAHSDEENWDDDEMAASEKTASKTDQEEDDVPVTEKPAEGQADGGSPKSDSDKNLTKKKNKKHKRNGSGNESSSSGSSDSDSDSDDEKLKEKYDVEEGLRADQKAEAQKDKELEAAAKAKLQPPASPKPEESFEGKNQDVTDIKTEITDGNAEKPELMEEQSEKETEEKALDKDELETKDKGDGEIAKQANDEVTETIDLDKVKDGHPRALHRTSSIFLRNLAPSITKAEIEAICTRFSGYLRVAIADPLVERRWYRRGWITFTRDVNIKEICWSLNNQRLRDCEMGAIVNRDLSRRVRPANGITAHKQIVRSDIKLCAKIAMNLDERFRLWSDVSPAEEAASEGKAGVEATNGSGSNSTTYGFNSKNPVLQNITDYLIEEASAEEEELLGLAGDNKDSEGEPIERDEPLLTVLDRLVLYLRIVHSVDYYNHCEYPYEDEMPNRCGIIHARGPAPMRVTTNDVQEYIKTYEGKLVQFLTKSVQLSEDDIKELGAKNADTEVEKFVQANTQELAKDKWLCPLSGKKFKGPEFIRKHIFNKHEEKVDEVRKEVEYFNNYLRDPKRPQLPEHPGSSKRTDSESGRGGGGYRPPMYPPFSAMPYGFAPPMMGGGGRGGRNFPPARRPGGFDYRARSHYRDLDAPQEPY from the exons ATGGGTGATTCGGAAGATGAATACGATCGCAAACGGCGCGATAAGTTTCGCGGTGAACGTGACAGCTATCGGCCAGAACGTCGGGATGAACGACGTCCAATGGGTGGCGGAGCAAATGCTCGCGACGAGTGGGGAGCGGAGCG CAATCCATTTCGAGGTAGTTCGGCAGCTGGCGGTGGTGGAGGAGGTGGTGGCGGCGCACGGCATCGGCCAGATTACAGCGACTACCGCGGCTCCGGACCACGTCCACGATATGGATCACCTGGACGCGAGATGCCGCCCGCGAAGCGCATGCGTCCCGACTGGGGTGACAACGAGATGCGCTCGAATCCACGCTTTG GCTATGATCCGTACCTTGTGCAGGCTTGGAACGATCATTATCAGTCACTGCATTCGGCCTATTCGCATGCAAGCCATGTGCCATCTGCCCGCGAATCAGTTCCAAGTGGTGGCGTAACAAGTGACACGCAAACTCAGCCGGCGATGCTGACTTTGAAACAGTTTCTGGACACTCAGGATGAGAACATTTCCGACTCGGAGGTGATGCGCAAGTACACCGAGTATAAGACGGACTTTAAGCGACAGCAGCTGAATGAGTTCTTCGTGGCCCACAAGGATGAGGAATG gttcaaaaataaatatcatccCGAGGATAGCGTGCGGCGCAGTGAAGAACAGCGAGGATTTTTGAAG AGGCGTACAGATGTATTTCTTGAACTACTCGAGAATGGGACCATCGACAATGTCAAAATTGACTCCTCTCAAGCAGATGCATTGGTGCGCGTGCTTGACACTTGTGTGATTAAGCTAGAGGGCGGCACCGATGAGGATCTCAAGGTGCTTGATGAGAAGCCTAAGGATCTTCCTGTAGTCCAGGAGCGCAAATCGGAAACTGTTGATTCAACCGTAATTACCAAGCGCGAGACGCCCGATAGTCCAAAGCAGCAGACAAAAACTGAaaaggacgacgacgacttgCCAATTATTGTGTCACCTTCACGCAAAACAACGCGGCCCGCGCACTCTGATGAGGAGAATTGGGATGATGACGAGATGGCGGCATCAGAGAAGACTGCATCTAAAACGGATCAAGAAGAGGACGATGTACCCGTCACTGAGAAGCCAGCTGAAGGACAGGCCGATGGAGGTTCGCCAAAAAGTGACAGCGATAAAAAcctaacaaaaaagaaaaacaagaaacataAACGCAACGGTAGCGGCAACGAAAGTTCATCCTCTGGCAGCTCTGATTCGGACTCGGATTCCGACGACGAGAAGctcaaagaaaaatatgaCGTGGAAGAGGGTTTGCGCGCTGATCAAAAGGCCGAGGCACAAAAAGACAAAGAGTTGGAAGCAGCAGCTAAGGCCAAATTGCAACCACCTGCTAGTCCGAAACCTGAGGAGTCCTTTGAGGGTAAAAATCAGGACGTAACTGATATAAAAACGGAAATCACCGATGGGAACGCAGAAAAGCCTGAACTTATGGAAGAACAGTCTGAAAAAGAAACTGAAGAAAAGGCTTTGGACAAGGACGAGCTGGAGACAAAGGACAAAGGCGACGGggaaattgcaaaacaagCTAACGACGAAGTGACCGAGACAATCGATTTAGACAAAGTTAAGGATGGACATCCCCGTGCACTGCATCGCACATCATCCATATTTTTGCGCAATCTGGCCCCTTCAATAACCAAGGCAGAAATCGAGGCGATTTGCACCCGATTTAGTGGATATCTGCGCGTGGCAATTGCCGATCCTCTAGTGGAGCGACGTTGGTATCGCCGTGGTTGGATTACCTTTACTCGTGATGTTAACATAAAGGAGATCTGCTGGAGTCTGAACAATCAGCGTCTTCGGGACTGCGAAATGGGAGCAATTGTCAATCGCGATTTGAGTCGACGGGTGCGTCCCGCTAATGGCATCACAGCACATAAGCAGATTGTGCGCTCCGACATCAAGTTATGTGCTAAGATAGCAATGAATCTGGACGAGCGCTTCAGATTGTGGAGTGATGTATCTCCAGCGGAAGAAGCGGCTTCGGAGGGCAAGGCTGGTGTGGAGGCAACCAATGGCAGTGGAAGCAACTCGACTACTTATGGTTTTAATTCCAAGAATCCAGTACTTCAAAACATAACCGATTACCTCATCGAAGAAGCTTCTgccgaggaggaggagctATTGGGTTTGGCTGGCGACAACAAGGACAGCGAAGGCGAGCCCATCGAGAGAGATGAGCCGCTGCTGACAGTGCTAGATCGCTTGGTACTGTATTTGCGCATTGTTCATTCTGTGGATTACTACAATCACTGCGAGTATCCATATGAGGATGAGATGCCCAATCGCTGTGGTATCATCCATGCTCGTGGCCCAGCGCCCATGCGTGTCACCACCAACGATgttcaagaatatattaaGACGTATGAAGGCAAGCTAGTGCAATTCTTAACGAAGAGCGTTCAATTGAGCGAAGACGATATCAAAGAGCTTGGCGCCAAAAATGCAGACACGGAAGTGGAGAAATTCGTACAGGCCAACACCCAAGAATTGGCCAAAGACAAGTGGCTATGTCCGTTGTCGGGTAAAAAATTCAAAGGGCCCGAGTTCATCCGCAAGCACATCTTTAACAAGCATGAAGAGAAAGTTGACGAGGTTCGAAAGGAAGTcgaatatttcaataattatttgcGCGATCCCAAGCGCCCGCAGCTACCGGAGCATCCCGGCAGCTCTAAGCGCACGGACTCCGAGTCTGGCCGTGGCGGTGGCGG CTATCGACCACCGATGTATCCGCCCTTCTCAGCTATGCCTTATGGATTCGCGCCGCCCATGATGGGCGGTGGTGGTCGTGGAGGACGCAATTTTCCGCCAGCACGCAg ACCCGGTGGTTTTGATTATCGCGCCAGATCACACTACCGGGACTTGGACGCGCCGCAAGAGCCGTATTAA
- the LOC117572672 gene encoding serrate RNA effector molecule homolog isoform X5 → MQRFKNKYHPEDSVRRSEEQRGFLKRRTDVFLELLENGTIDNVKIDSSQADALVRVLDTCVIKLEGGTDEDLKVLDEKPKDLPVVQERKSETVDSTVITKRETPDSPKQQTKTEKDDDDLPIIVSPSRKTTRPAHSDEENWDDDEMAASEKTASKTDQEEDDVPVTEKPAEGQADGGSPKSDSDKNLTKKKNKKHKRNGSGNESSSSGSSDSDSDSDDEKLKEKYDVEEGLRADQKAEAQKDKELEAAAKAKLQPPASPKPEESFEGKNQDVTDIKTEITDGNAEKPELMEEQSEKETEEKALDKDELETKDKGDGEIAKQANDEVTETIDLDKVKDGHPRALHRTSSIFLRNLAPSITKAEIEAICTRFSGYLRVAIADPLVERRWYRRGWITFTRDVNIKEICWSLNNQRLRDCEMGAIVNRDLSRRVRPANGITAHKQIVRSDIKLCAKIAMNLDERFRLWSDVSPAEEAASEGKAGVEATNGSGSNSTTYGFNSKNPVLQNITDYLIEEASAEEEELLGLAGDNKDSEGEPIERDEPLLTVLDRLVLYLRIVHSVDYYNHCEYPYEDEMPNRCGIIHARGPAPMRVTTNDVQEYIKTYEGKLVQFLTKSVQLSEDDIKELGAKNADTEVEKFVQANTQELAKDKWLCPLSGKKFKGPEFIRKHIFNKHEEKVDEVRKEVEYFNNYLRDPKRPQLPEHPGSSKRTDSESGRGGGGYRPPMYPPFSAMPYGFAPPMMGGGGRGGRNFPPARRELPLDHQRRLIGYHDLDAPVNSDMFD, encoded by the exons atgcaaag gttcaaaaataaatatcatccCGAGGATAGCGTGCGGCGCAGTGAAGAACAGCGAGGATTTTTGAAG AGGCGTACAGATGTATTTCTTGAACTACTCGAGAATGGGACCATCGACAATGTCAAAATTGACTCCTCTCAAGCAGATGCATTGGTGCGCGTGCTTGACACTTGTGTGATTAAGCTAGAGGGCGGCACCGATGAGGATCTCAAGGTGCTTGATGAGAAGCCTAAGGATCTTCCTGTAGTCCAGGAGCGCAAATCGGAAACTGTTGATTCAACCGTAATTACCAAGCGCGAGACGCCCGATAGTCCAAAGCAGCAGACAAAAACTGAaaaggacgacgacgacttgCCAATTATTGTGTCACCTTCACGCAAAACAACGCGGCCCGCGCACTCTGATGAGGAGAATTGGGATGATGACGAGATGGCGGCATCAGAGAAGACTGCATCTAAAACGGATCAAGAAGAGGACGATGTACCCGTCACTGAGAAGCCAGCTGAAGGACAGGCCGATGGAGGTTCGCCAAAAAGTGACAGCGATAAAAAcctaacaaaaaagaaaaacaagaaacataAACGCAACGGTAGCGGCAACGAAAGTTCATCCTCTGGCAGCTCTGATTCGGACTCGGATTCCGACGACGAGAAGctcaaagaaaaatatgaCGTGGAAGAGGGTTTGCGCGCTGATCAAAAGGCCGAGGCACAAAAAGACAAAGAGTTGGAAGCAGCAGCTAAGGCCAAATTGCAACCACCTGCTAGTCCGAAACCTGAGGAGTCCTTTGAGGGTAAAAATCAGGACGTAACTGATATAAAAACGGAAATCACCGATGGGAACGCAGAAAAGCCTGAACTTATGGAAGAACAGTCTGAAAAAGAAACTGAAGAAAAGGCTTTGGACAAGGACGAGCTGGAGACAAAGGACAAAGGCGACGGggaaattgcaaaacaagCTAACGACGAAGTGACCGAGACAATCGATTTAGACAAAGTTAAGGATGGACATCCCCGTGCACTGCATCGCACATCATCCATATTTTTGCGCAATCTGGCCCCTTCAATAACCAAGGCAGAAATCGAGGCGATTTGCACCCGATTTAGTGGATATCTGCGCGTGGCAATTGCCGATCCTCTAGTGGAGCGACGTTGGTATCGCCGTGGTTGGATTACCTTTACTCGTGATGTTAACATAAAGGAGATCTGCTGGAGTCTGAACAATCAGCGTCTTCGGGACTGCGAAATGGGAGCAATTGTCAATCGCGATTTGAGTCGACGGGTGCGTCCCGCTAATGGCATCACAGCACATAAGCAGATTGTGCGCTCCGACATCAAGTTATGTGCTAAGATAGCAATGAATCTGGACGAGCGCTTCAGATTGTGGAGTGATGTATCTCCAGCGGAAGAAGCGGCTTCGGAGGGCAAGGCTGGTGTGGAGGCAACCAATGGCAGTGGAAGCAACTCGACTACTTATGGTTTTAATTCCAAGAATCCAGTACTTCAAAACATAACCGATTACCTCATCGAAGAAGCTTCTgccgaggaggaggagctATTGGGTTTGGCTGGCGACAACAAGGACAGCGAAGGCGAGCCCATCGAGAGAGATGAGCCGCTGCTGACAGTGCTAGATCGCTTGGTACTGTATTTGCGCATTGTTCATTCTGTGGATTACTACAATCACTGCGAGTATCCATATGAGGATGAGATGCCCAATCGCTGTGGTATCATCCATGCTCGTGGCCCAGCGCCCATGCGTGTCACCACCAACGATgttcaagaatatattaaGACGTATGAAGGCAAGCTAGTGCAATTCTTAACGAAGAGCGTTCAATTGAGCGAAGACGATATCAAAGAGCTTGGCGCCAAAAATGCAGACACGGAAGTGGAGAAATTCGTACAGGCCAACACCCAAGAATTGGCCAAAGACAAGTGGCTATGTCCGTTGTCGGGTAAAAAATTCAAAGGGCCCGAGTTCATCCGCAAGCACATCTTTAACAAGCATGAAGAGAAAGTTGACGAGGTTCGAAAGGAAGTcgaatatttcaataattatttgcGCGATCCCAAGCGCCCGCAGCTACCGGAGCATCCCGGCAGCTCTAAGCGCACGGACTCCGAGTCTGGCCGTGGCGGTGGCGG CTATCGACCACCGATGTATCCGCCCTTCTCAGCTATGCCTTATGGATTCGCGCCGCCCATGATGGGCGGTGGTGGTCGTGGAGGACGCAATTTTCCGCCAGCACGCAg AGAATTGCCTTTGGATCACCAACGACGGCTTATCGGTTACCATGATTTGGACGCGCCTGTTAATTCCGATATGTTTGACTAA